Proteins encoded by one window of Salirhabdus salicampi:
- a CDS encoding YlmC/YmxH family sporulation protein yields the protein MRFRDLSGKEMIDITKGNRLGILGQTDLEIDEKTGKIESIIVPNYKWFGVKKGEHEAKIRWSEIETIGDDMVIIKPIR from the coding sequence ATGAGGTTTCGGGATTTAAGCGGGAAAGAAATGATTGATATAACAAAAGGGAATCGGCTAGGTATCTTAGGCCAAACTGATTTAGAAATTGATGAAAAAACGGGAAAAATTGAATCCATCATCGTTCCGAACTATAAATGGTTCGGTGTCAAAAAAGGGGAACATGAAGCAAAAATTAGATGGAGTGAAATAGAGACGATCGGTGATGATATGGTTATTATTAAGCCGATTCGTTGA
- a CDS encoding M16 family metallopeptidase — MVKRYTCQNGVRIVLEEIPTVRSVSIGVWVLAGSRNEMKVNNGISHFIEHMFFKGTETRSARDIAEAFDAVGGHVNAFTSKEYTCYYAKVLDSHASYALDILGDMFFNSKFDAKELEREKKVVLEEIKMYEDTPDDIVHDLLAQASYGDHPLGLPILGTEETLHTFTPDDLRQYIYENYSPDNVVISVAGNIDESFFSEVENLFGSYESGKRTQQNDQPLFLDQNLVRKKETEQAHLCLGYAGFPVGHKDVYSLVVLNNVLGGSMSSRLFQDVREEKGLAYSVFSYHSSFLDNGMLTIYGGTGNEQLQELEQTIEHTISVLKRDGITDKELKNSKEQLKGNLMLGLESTNSRMSRNGKNELLLKRHRTLDEIVKQIDAVNHDSIQDVLTTIFNAAYSRALISTREE; from the coding sequence TTGGTAAAAAGATATACTTGTCAAAACGGAGTACGTATTGTACTAGAAGAAATACCAACAGTACGATCAGTTTCTATCGGTGTCTGGGTTTTAGCTGGGTCCCGAAATGAAATGAAAGTAAATAATGGCATTTCACACTTTATTGAACATATGTTTTTTAAAGGAACAGAGACCCGCTCTGCCCGCGATATTGCCGAGGCATTTGATGCTGTAGGAGGGCATGTTAACGCCTTCACTTCGAAGGAGTATACGTGCTACTATGCAAAAGTTTTAGATTCTCATGCCTCCTATGCACTCGACATTTTAGGGGATATGTTTTTTAACTCTAAATTTGATGCAAAGGAATTAGAGCGTGAGAAGAAAGTTGTTCTTGAAGAAATCAAAATGTATGAAGATACACCTGACGATATCGTCCATGATTTATTAGCACAGGCGAGCTATGGTGACCATCCACTTGGTCTACCAATACTAGGTACAGAGGAAACATTACATACGTTCACACCTGATGATTTGCGTCAATACATTTATGAAAATTATTCACCAGACAATGTCGTCATTTCAGTGGCCGGAAATATAGACGAATCGTTTTTTTCTGAGGTTGAAAATTTGTTTGGCTCTTATGAGTCTGGCAAGCGAACACAACAAAATGATCAACCTCTATTTTTAGATCAAAACTTAGTACGTAAAAAGGAAACAGAGCAAGCCCATTTATGTTTGGGGTATGCAGGTTTTCCTGTAGGCCACAAAGACGTATATAGCTTAGTTGTACTAAACAATGTTTTAGGTGGTTCAATGAGCTCTCGGTTGTTCCAAGATGTAAGGGAAGAAAAGGGACTAGCCTATTCTGTATTTTCTTATCACAGCTCGTTTTTAGACAATGGTATGTTAACCATCTATGGTGGTACTGGTAATGAACAATTACAAGAACTAGAACAAACGATTGAACATACAATATCGGTATTAAAGCGTGACGGAATCACCGATAAGGAATTAAAAAATAGTAAAGAGCAGTTAAAAGGAAATTTAATGCTCGGGTTAGAGAGTACGAATAGTCGGATGAGCCGAAACGGTAAAAACGAACTATTGTTAAAACGACATCGAACATTAGACGAAATCGTTAAACAAATAGATGCTGTAAACCATGATTCGATTCAGGATGTACTAACGACAATTTTCAATGCTGCCTATTCGAGAGCATTAATCTCAACACGTGAGGAGTAA
- a CDS encoding aspartate-semialdehyde dehydrogenase: MTNTNGYHIAVVGATGAVGQKMIETLEGRNLPIAKLSLLASKRSVGKTVSFKGEDIQIEEATPEAFEGVDIALFSAGGSISKQLAPEAVKRGAVVVDNTSAFRMDPEVPLVVPEVNAGDLLNHNGIIANPNCSTIQMVVALEPLREAFGLNRVIVSTYQAVSGAGTVAVDELKEQSQAFLNDEDYTPEVLPVKGDKNHYPIAFNALPQIDVFQDNGYTFEEMKMINETKKIMHMPSLAVAATCVRLPFFTSHAESVYVELEDDNVNVDQLKALLQDAPGVVLEDDPDTQTYPTPLSAEGKRDVFVGRIRKDLDNANGFHLWVVSDNLLKGAAWNSVQIAEKLIEKNCLSK, encoded by the coding sequence ATGACTAATACAAATGGCTATCATATAGCAGTAGTAGGAGCAACAGGTGCAGTAGGACAAAAGATGATAGAAACGTTAGAGGGCAGAAATTTACCAATTGCAAAACTATCACTTTTAGCTTCTAAACGTTCTGTGGGAAAGACGGTGTCTTTTAAAGGTGAAGATATTCAAATAGAAGAAGCAACTCCTGAGGCATTTGAAGGTGTTGATATTGCACTATTTTCTGCAGGGGGAAGTATTTCCAAGCAGCTTGCACCTGAAGCGGTGAAGCGTGGAGCGGTTGTAGTTGATAATACGAGTGCATTCCGTATGGACCCGGAAGTACCTCTTGTCGTACCAGAGGTAAATGCAGGCGACTTATTAAACCATAATGGTATCATAGCAAATCCAAATTGCTCAACGATCCAAATGGTTGTGGCACTGGAGCCATTACGTGAAGCATTCGGTTTAAACCGTGTTATCGTTTCCACTTACCAAGCAGTTTCTGGGGCAGGTACAGTTGCCGTTGATGAATTAAAAGAACAATCACAAGCATTTTTAAATGATGAGGATTATACACCGGAAGTGTTGCCGGTTAAAGGAGATAAGAACCATTATCCAATTGCATTTAATGCGTTGCCACAAATTGATGTGTTCCAAGATAACGGCTACACTTTCGAAGAAATGAAAATGATCAATGAAACGAAGAAAATTATGCATATGCCATCATTAGCTGTTGCAGCAACATGTGTAAGACTACCATTTTTCACTTCACATGCTGAAAGCGTGTATGTCGAACTGGAAGATGATAATGTTAATGTTGATCAACTAAAAGCACTATTACAAGATGCTCCTGGGGTTGTGCTGGAAGATGACCCAGATACACAAACGTACCCAACACCATTAAGTGCTGAAGGGAAGCGTGATGTATTTGTAGGACGTATCCGTAAAGATTTAGATAACGCTAACGGATTTCATTTATGGGTTGTTTCTGACAACTTGTTAAAAGGTGCTGCTTGGAACTCAGTCCAAATCGCAGAAAAATTAATAGAAAAAAACTGTTTATCCAAATAA
- the pnp gene encoding polyribonucleotide nucleotidyltransferase encodes MTEEKKQFSYELAGRKLNVEIGELAKQANGACMIRYGDTAVLSAATASKEPKNLPFFPLTVNYEERLYAVGKIPGGFIKREGRPSEKAVLASRLIDRPIRPLFPDGFRNEVQVISTVMSVDQDCSSEIAAMIGSSIALSISDIPFNGPIAGVIVGRIDGELIINPTVEQLEKSDIHLTVAGTKDAVNMVEAGADEVPEEVMLEAIMFGHEEIQRIVEFQEEIIAAVGKEKSEIQLFQLEDEIVEEVENVAKHTLVEAIQVREKKAREQAIEEAKQQIIEKYTEEEADEEKLSQVKAVLDKIVKEEVRRLITKEKIRPDGRGVDEIRKLTSRTGILPRAHGSALFTRGQTQALSVCTLGALGDVQILDGLDLEESKRFMHHYNFPSYSVGETGPIRGPGRREIGHGALGERALEPVIPSETEFPYTIRLVSEVLESNGSTSQASICASTMAMMDAGVPIKAPVAGIAMGLVKSGDDYSVLTDIQGMEDFLGDMDFKVAGTANGVTALQMDIKIEGLSRDILDEALGQAKKGRMEILNHMLETIADPRNELSRYAPKILTMKINPDKIRDVIGPSGKQINQIIEDTGVKIDIEQDGKVFISSTDSSMNEKAKKIIEDIVREVEVGEIYLGKVKRIEKFGAFVELFPGKEGLVHISELDEKHVKNVSDFVSVGDEILVKVKEIDKQGRVNLSRKQAIKDQEEKEQQKA; translated from the coding sequence ATGACAGAAGAGAAGAAGCAATTCTCCTATGAATTAGCTGGACGAAAGCTCAACGTTGAAATTGGAGAATTAGCGAAACAAGCAAATGGTGCTTGTATGATCCGTTACGGTGACACTGCCGTTCTTTCAGCTGCTACAGCATCAAAAGAACCTAAAAACTTACCATTTTTTCCGTTAACGGTCAATTATGAGGAGCGATTGTATGCTGTCGGAAAAATACCAGGAGGGTTTATAAAGCGGGAGGGTCGCCCAAGTGAGAAAGCAGTCCTTGCTTCCAGATTAATCGACCGTCCAATTCGCCCATTATTCCCAGATGGTTTCCGTAACGAAGTACAAGTAATAAGTACGGTTATGAGTGTGGATCAAGACTGTTCATCTGAAATTGCCGCAATGATTGGTTCATCCATTGCGTTAAGTATCTCAGATATTCCATTTAACGGACCGATCGCTGGTGTTATTGTAGGCCGCATTGATGGTGAACTAATTATCAATCCGACAGTTGAACAACTAGAGAAAAGTGACATTCATTTAACTGTTGCAGGTACGAAAGATGCTGTAAACATGGTTGAAGCTGGTGCAGACGAAGTTCCAGAAGAGGTTATGTTAGAAGCGATAATGTTTGGCCATGAAGAAATTCAGCGTATCGTAGAATTTCAAGAAGAAATCATAGCAGCTGTTGGAAAAGAAAAATCAGAAATTCAGCTATTCCAATTAGAAGATGAAATTGTTGAGGAAGTTGAAAACGTTGCGAAGCACACTTTAGTCGAAGCGATACAAGTTCGTGAAAAGAAAGCTAGAGAGCAAGCAATTGAAGAGGCGAAACAACAAATTATTGAAAAATATACGGAAGAGGAAGCTGATGAAGAGAAGCTTAGCCAAGTAAAAGCCGTATTGGATAAGATTGTGAAAGAAGAGGTTCGCCGACTTATTACGAAGGAAAAAATCAGACCAGATGGTCGTGGTGTTGATGAAATCCGCAAGTTAACTTCCCGTACAGGAATTTTACCTCGTGCACACGGTTCTGCGTTATTTACACGGGGTCAAACGCAAGCATTAAGCGTATGTACATTAGGTGCTCTTGGGGATGTTCAAATTCTCGATGGGCTTGACTTAGAAGAATCAAAACGATTTATGCACCATTATAATTTCCCATCATATAGTGTTGGTGAAACAGGGCCAATACGTGGACCAGGCCGACGGGAAATTGGACATGGAGCCTTAGGTGAACGCGCACTAGAGCCTGTTATTCCATCAGAGACAGAATTCCCATATACAATTCGCCTTGTTTCAGAAGTGCTTGAATCGAATGGTTCTACATCTCAAGCTAGTATTTGCGCAAGCACAATGGCTATGATGGACGCTGGTGTTCCAATTAAAGCTCCAGTTGCAGGTATTGCAATGGGACTTGTGAAATCCGGTGATGACTATTCCGTTTTAACAGATATTCAAGGAATGGAAGACTTCCTGGGAGATATGGACTTTAAAGTAGCAGGTACAGCTAACGGTGTCACAGCATTACAAATGGACATTAAGATTGAAGGTCTTTCTCGTGACATTTTAGATGAAGCTTTAGGACAAGCAAAAAAAGGTCGCATGGAAATATTGAATCATATGTTAGAGACAATTGCTGACCCACGTAATGAGCTATCACGATATGCACCAAAAATCTTAACGATGAAAATTAACCCAGACAAAATTCGTGACGTTATTGGACCGAGCGGAAAACAAATTAATCAAATTATTGAAGATACTGGAGTTAAGATTGATATTGAACAAGACGGAAAAGTATTTATATCTTCTACCGATTCTTCTATGAATGAAAAGGCTAAGAAAATTATTGAAGATATTGTGAGAGAAGTCGAGGTTGGAGAGATTTATTTAGGAAAAGTAAAACGAATTGAAAAGTTCGGTGCCTTTGTTGAATTATTCCCTGGTAAAGAAGGTCTCGTACACATCTCTGAATTAGATGAAAAACATGTGAAAAACGTTTCAGATTTCGTATCGGTCGGAGATGAAATCCTTGTCAAAGTCAAAGAAATTGATAAACAAGGTCGAGTTAACTTATCGAGAAAACAGGCGATTAAAGATCAGGAAGAGAAAGAACAACAAAAAGCATAA
- a CDS encoding polysaccharide deacetylase family protein, which translates to MKRRYMYQTVLFLLLVTISFVTFENPYTKDYVTSIKNVPVQTANDDPLYNRIVENAANYEKEPKNAKIDKVWKKMPGLNGLEVDIKKSYKKMKQNGGFDEKLLVFKEIEPEVKFSDLPAAPVYRGHPEKEMVSFAVNVAWGEEHVPDMLKTLNDGDVKATFFIDGKWAQQNLDLVKMIKEEGHEIGNHGYNHPDFSRLSSQQIYEQVKRTNDILEGITGKKPKLFAPPAGSFNEEVVKVVDNFEMETILWTVDTVDWKKPSKRAMINRVMKKVDAGSIILMHPTEVTKKALQELILNIKQKEYKMSTVSQLLTEKR; encoded by the coding sequence ATGAAGCGTAGGTATATGTACCAAACGGTCTTATTTCTGTTATTAGTTACAATTTCATTTGTCACGTTTGAAAACCCTTATACGAAGGATTATGTTACATCAATAAAAAACGTACCAGTACAAACAGCTAACGATGATCCCCTATATAATCGAATTGTTGAAAACGCGGCAAATTATGAAAAAGAGCCTAAAAATGCTAAAATAGATAAAGTGTGGAAAAAAATGCCCGGCTTGAATGGTTTGGAAGTAGATATTAAAAAATCGTATAAAAAAATGAAGCAAAATGGTGGGTTTGATGAGAAACTGTTGGTTTTTAAAGAAATTGAACCAGAGGTAAAGTTTTCTGACTTACCTGCGGCTCCTGTGTATCGAGGCCATCCGGAAAAGGAAATGGTTTCGTTTGCTGTTAATGTTGCATGGGGAGAAGAGCATGTACCCGATATGTTGAAAACATTAAATGATGGTGACGTAAAAGCAACGTTTTTTATTGATGGCAAATGGGCTCAACAAAACTTAGATTTGGTCAAAATGATTAAAGAGGAAGGTCATGAAATTGGGAATCATGGCTATAACCACCCGGACTTTAGTCGCTTATCATCCCAGCAAATATACGAGCAAGTAAAACGGACCAATGATATTTTGGAAGGAATAACAGGTAAGAAGCCAAAGTTATTTGCCCCACCGGCGGGAAGTTTCAATGAGGAAGTAGTAAAAGTTGTAGACAATTTTGAAATGGAAACGATTCTTTGGACTGTTGATACCGTTGATTGGAAAAAGCCTTCGAAACGGGCGATGATAAATCGCGTTATGAAAAAAGTAGATGCTGGATCCATCATATTAATGCACCCTACCGAAGTAACAAAAAAGGCATTGCAGGAGCTTATTTTGAATATAAAACAGAAAGAATATAAAATGAGTACAGTTAGTCAGCTGTTGACTGAAAAAAGATAG
- the dpaA gene encoding dipicolinic acid synthetase subunit A: MLTDYQIAVLGGDARQLEIVRRLCDADATLYLVGFEELEESIPGSSKATMENIPKEDLDAIILPVPGTDKEGYFETHFSDYSPQLTKEWIEQLNPSCLVFTGITNDYLTNLTEQANLTLIPLFNRNDVAIYNSIPTIEGTIMMAIQYTDFTIHNSNVAVLGFGRVGVTAARAFQALGANVKVGARKPSDLARIFEMGFEPFHIDDVSNQVEHLNILINTVPAPIVTVKVLQNMKREAIIIDLASKPGGTDFRYAKKRGMRAILAPGLPGIVAPKTAGQILANVISQILLEEH; this comes from the coding sequence ATGCTAACTGATTATCAAATCGCTGTTCTTGGTGGCGATGCTAGGCAACTCGAGATTGTAAGGCGTTTATGTGATGCGGATGCTACTTTATATTTAGTTGGTTTTGAAGAGTTAGAGGAATCTATACCCGGTTCAAGCAAAGCGACGATGGAGAACATTCCGAAAGAAGATCTGGATGCGATTATTCTTCCCGTCCCTGGTACAGATAAAGAGGGATATTTCGAAACTCACTTCTCCGATTACTCTCCACAATTAACGAAAGAATGGATTGAGCAATTAAATCCTTCGTGTCTTGTTTTTACAGGTATTACAAATGATTATTTAACAAACTTAACTGAGCAAGCAAACCTTACTCTTATTCCATTATTTAATCGAAATGACGTAGCTATTTACAATTCGATTCCAACCATAGAAGGAACCATTATGATGGCAATTCAATATACCGATTTTACCATTCATAATTCCAATGTAGCCGTATTAGGTTTTGGGAGAGTAGGTGTAACAGCTGCACGTGCCTTCCAGGCATTAGGTGCGAACGTAAAAGTGGGGGCGCGAAAGCCAAGTGATTTAGCTCGTATTTTTGAAATGGGCTTTGAACCATTTCATATTGATGATGTTAGTAATCAAGTAGAACATTTAAATATTTTAATTAATACCGTTCCAGCCCCGATTGTTACCGTAAAAGTCTTGCAAAATATGAAACGGGAAGCGATTATCATCGACCTTGCCTCCAAGCCGGGAGGAACAGATTTTCGTTATGCAAAAAAGAGGGGGATGAGAGCAATATTAGCCCCTGGTTTACCGGGAATTGTGGCTCCGAAAACGGCGGGGCAAATATTGGCTAATGTTATCTCACAAATTTTACTTGAAGAACATTAA
- a CDS encoding dipicolinate synthase subunit B, whose protein sequence is MDLKGKRIGFGVTGSHCTYDAVFPEMEKLMEEGAEVVPITSYTVQTTDTKFGDAAQHVKRIEDITGKKIISTMPEAEPLGPTAPLDCMVIAPLTGNSLSKFANAMTDSPVLMAAKATMRNQNPVVVGISTNDALGLNGVNLMRLMASENIYFIPFGQDHPFKKPNSLVAEMSELVDTVKHAIERKQIQPVLIQRMKKE, encoded by the coding sequence ATGGACTTAAAAGGGAAACGAATTGGTTTTGGGGTTACTGGTTCCCATTGTACGTATGATGCTGTATTCCCGGAAATGGAAAAATTAATGGAAGAGGGGGCCGAAGTCGTTCCAATCACGTCATATACAGTGCAAACAACAGATACAAAATTTGGAGACGCTGCGCAGCATGTAAAACGAATAGAGGACATCACAGGGAAAAAGATTATATCCACAATGCCAGAGGCTGAACCATTAGGTCCTACAGCGCCATTAGACTGTATGGTTATTGCTCCGTTAACCGGCAATTCATTAAGTAAATTTGCTAATGCAATGACAGATAGTCCTGTGTTGATGGCGGCAAAAGCCACCATGCGTAATCAAAATCCAGTAGTCGTAGGCATATCTACTAACGATGCCTTAGGATTAAACGGAGTAAACTTAATGAGACTAATGGCAAGTGAAAATATTTATTTCATTCCATTCGGTCAGGATCATCCTTTCAAAAAACCAAACTCCTTAGTTGCTGAAATGAGTGAACTAGTAGATACTGTGAAACATGCCATAGAACGGAAACAGATTCAACCTGTCCTTATACAACGTATGAAAAAAGAGTAA